TTTTTATATCAATTGTATCTAAGGTGGATAAAAAACCCTTTACACTATAAGGCGGATTTGAAATAATTAAATCAAAGCTATTATTTAAAAAATCTTTAAAATAAGATTTTTTCTCGTTTATTATGCTTAGAGTATCTTGAAAAATAATTTTAGCATTATCATTATAAAAATAAGTAGCAATTTTTGCTACTCTGCTAAGATTAGAATTTTTTTCTATACCTAAAAGTTTAGCATTTTGGTTTTTATTGTATTGTATATATTCGCTTAAAAAATGCCCAGCACCACAAGCATAATCTAGAATTTTAGGATTTTTGTTTTCTAGTTTTGGTAATGAGCGAATAATAAAATTTGTAATAGGCGTAGGTGTAAAAAACATACCTTCTGTTTGATGAATTGAGCGATTTAAAAAGCCTTCAAACAAGTCACCTAAAAACTGATTGGCATTGCTATCACTGCTTGAAATTTTTATATTTTGAATTAAATTAGCAATTTGAATTAAAATTCTAAAATTTAATTCAAAATCATCAGGATTTTCTACTTTTATAAAATCAAATTTTCTAATAGCATAAAATCTTTGCTCTTTAAGAATTTTTTCTATTTCATCTTTTAGTTTGCCCATATATCTTTTATATTTTTTAAAAATGGTTTCTATTTCACTAGTTTTATGATTTATTACTTTTTTGTCAAATAGCTCACTAGCACCTTTTTCGTATAGATCTAAAAGCCTATCGCAGTAATCAAATGGATTATCTCTTGTAATTCCTTTGTAATAGAATTGTAAATTATCACTATTGTATTTTTCATCTACAATTTTACATAAAAATAAATCAACTAAAGTATAAAAAGTATGCTCATAGTCATTTAGCGCATTATTTCGTAAAATAGTAGCAAAATCATTATAAATAGTTCTAATATCGCTAAATGTAACAGGACTTAAATCATCTATTGTGTAATTATTTTTGCCTATATTATAAGCCATAATATCTTTTTCAAAAAGCCCTTGCGTGGTATAACCTGCACCATAAGTATTTTTCCATACATTAAACTTTTCTATTTGTGTCCCTACTTCATCAAAACCTAATTTTCTTTCATCGTTTTTTAAATCTAGATTAATAAACTCTAAAGATTTTTTATTATCTTTGGTTTCTATGATATAAGATTTATAAGTAATTTTTTCTTCTTCATAATTACTAGCATAAAGACATAAGAAAGAAGTAGTATTTTGAGTTTGTACTAAATAAGAAAAAAGCTGACCACCATCGCTTTGCATATTTTTCCATTCTTTATTAAACTCAATCCCAGGTGTTTTGCATTCTATTATTAAATAATCATTATCTTGCTCATCTTTTACTAAAATATCGGCTTTTCCGCTTGTTTTGCTCTCTCGCCCTAGCTTCCATCTTGGTTCTAGCTCAATGTGCTTTGCTTTATAGCCTTTTTCAAGTAGACGATTTACACATTCTAATACTACGAAATTTTCAGGATGAGAGAAGTTTGAAGTAGTTTCATCACCTTTTTTTATTTCTTTTGGATAGATGATTTTTTCAGTTTTAAAATCTACGCTAATGCTCCCACAGGCGGCGTAATTTTTGCTAAAAATATCGCCACTTTTGCTAAAACCCAAGCTTAATAAAACTTCTTTTAAATTATCTTTTGTGATCATTTATTAGCCTTTGAAAAAATTTCGCAATTTTAGCAAAAATAAAGCAGAATTTACTACGGAATTTTAGTTTTATTAGGGAATTTTAGAATTCCGGCTTGCTGGCCTATCAAATGTGCTATAATAGCGCAAAAAAGCCGGGTGAGTTTTTATGAATAGAATTGGTATTATTTATTTTGCGCTTTTGCCTTTGTGCGTGGCGTCTGCTTTTATTTTCATTGCTGATGGTTTGCTAGTTAGCTCAGCTGGGGTCTTGCTAGATGGATTTAGGGCGAGCAAAGAGCAAATCGGTCTTGTTAATGCCTGCTTTTTTGCTGGGGCTGTGGCGTGTACGATTTTTTCGCATAGGCTTATTAGTGCTTGTGGGTATGAGCGTGCATTTAGCGTATTTTGCGCTATTTTTGCGCTCTCAGCCTTGCTTGGTGCGCTTAGTAATAATCTGCTTTTTTGGGGCGTTTTGCGCTTTTTTATGGGACTGGCGTATTATAGCATTGTGATGATTATAGAGGTGTGGCTAAATGCAAGCGTAAGCAACTCTATTCGCTCGCGTGTGCTTGGTATTTATGAGACGCTATTTTATGCTAGTTTTGGCGTGGGGGCGCTCTTTATCGCTTTTAGCCTTAGTGTGGAGCAAACGCTTATATTAAGTGCAGTTTTTATCGTCCTTGCGCTGCTGCCGCTAAATCTAAAAGCACTAAAAACACCACTGGTGCCACCAAGGGCAAAAATCAGCCTGCCAAATATATTTAGCGCACCAAAGCTTGCGCTCATTAGCGATTTTATCGGTGGGCTTTGTATGAATGGCTTTTTTAGCATGGCTAGCGTGTTTGCTCTGCTTTATGGGCTGGGTGATGGTAGCGTGGCAGTATTTATCGCTATTAGCATGGTTGGCGGGGCTTGCGGACATTTGCTTTGCGGGGTAGTGAGTGATAAGTTTGGCAGGGTAAATGCTCTGCTTCTAGCAAGTTTTTTAAGCTTGATTTCAGCCTTTTTGCTTGGAATTCCAAAAATTATTTTTGTAGCGGTTTTTTTGCTTGGGGCTGGGATTTTTGTGCTTTATGCGCTTAGCCTAGCTATCGCAAATGACGCTATAACAGACAAAAGAGAATACATCCTAGCAAGTAGGGCAATGCTTTTTAGCTATTTGCTTGGCTCGCTTTTTGCTGCGCCTATTTTAGGCTTTTTGATGAGTGCTTTTGGGGCTTGGGGCTTTATAGGCTTTTATGTTTTTTTAAGCGGACTTTTGCTTGTTATTACATTTTTTGGTCGTTTTGTAGGCAAAAGAGCTTTTAAAAACACAAAAAAATCTAGGGAATTCTAGATTTAGGAATTCTAGAATTCCTATGGTTTTTTTGCTTCGCATCCGCTGGTTGGGGGTTAGGGGGTATTTTTACTAGGAATTCTAGTTTTAAGAATTCTAGTTTTAAGAATTCTAGTTTAGGGAATTCTAGTTTAGGGAATTCTAGTTTAGGGAATTCTAGATTGTTTTTATATCTAGCTAGAGAATCTAGAATTCTTATTTTATAGCAAAGCGAACAGGCAATGTAAAAGCAAAGTTTTTGTTTGTTTTAGGGAACAAATGCTTTGTTTTTTCAATTGCATCTAGACTTGCTTTATCTAGGCTTTTTATATTTGAACTTTGTAAAATTTGCGCATTTGAGACGCCTGATGAATTGTAATTAAAGCTAACTAACACACTACCACTTTGATTGCGTCTTAGGGCGTCTTTTGGGTAGTTTTTGATTATGTAGGCTGAGATTATTTTATATATTTGTGCGGCGATTTTGTCTTGTTCTTTTGCTAGGCTTTGGGCTAAATTCTCTTTTTTGGGGGCGCGTTATTTATGGCGTTATTTATGACAGCATTTTGGGCTGTTTGCTGTGTTTTTGAGCTTTTTGGGGTTTGAGAGTTTTTTATATTTTTTGGCATAGGTTTTGGCTGCACTTTTTTAGGGACTATTTGCTCTTTTTCTATAACTTTTTCTGGCTCCATTTGCTCTTTTTCTATAGCTTTTTCTGGCTCTATTTGCGCTGCGCTTTGTTCTATTTTTTGCTCCACTTGTGGCACTATATAATCATTTAAAGAAATTGAATGAAAAAGCTTTTTTTGAATCGGTGCTTGCTCTTTTAAAAACAAAAAAGCAAAAAGCAAAATCCCAAAATGAACAAAAACAGAAATCATAAAACCAGAAATTAAACCAATTTTATTTTTCATTTTTTACCTTTTTGCGTTTATTGCTAGATTTTCATGCCCTTTGCTTTTTAGCTCATCAAGCACTTTTACAAAGCTCTCAAATGGAGTGTCTTTATCTACCTTTAGCACGATTAGCTGAGAGTTTTCTATATCATCAAAAGCTTTGTTTATGATGTCTAGCTTTTTATCGTTTAAGAAAATTTCACTATCTTTTGAAATTGTAATTTCATGCTTTTCATCATTGCTTGCCACTGCGTTTTTGGCTGTGGGCAAATCTACTTTTATTTGCCCATTAGCAATAAAAGTAGAAATACTAAGCACAATAGCCAAAAGCACAAGCATAATGTCTATAAATGGGACTATATTTAGCCCACCTTTATCATTTGGCATCATTATCATACTCGCTTAATAATACTTGAATTTTTCTACCAAAGGCATTATATATCATCAAAGTAGGAATTGCTACAAATATTCCAAGGGCTGTGGCTTTAAGGGCAAGAGATAGTCCATAGACCACGACAAGAGCGTCTATATTAGTACTTTTGCTCATATCATAAAAAGTGATCATTATCCCACAAACCGTGCCTAAAAGCCCTATATATGGAGCATTTTGGTATATTATATATAGCGTTGTCATGTTTTTTGTAAGGGCTCTCTCAAAAGCTACTTTGCTCTTAAAATCAGCCTTTTTAACACGCATAAAATAAATAACTCTCTCCACGCTAAAAAGCACCACCAAAAAGCTCATAAAGCCCAAAATTGCAAAAATTATATAATCTACATATTCTTTGCCAAACTCAAAAATTTCGTTCATTTCTATCCTTTATTAGCTCAATCAGCTATTTTGCTGGCTGCTAAAATTACAATTATAGGGCTTAGTAAGCTAAAAACAAAACTCGCCCTATATCTTCTGTATTAAGCTCTAAAAACTCGTACATTATATCGCCTCACTTGCGTATTTGCCACCTGCTGGACCTTTTACTATCTCAACTCTTTCTATCAAAGATGCTGGAGATATAAAGCCACCTGTGGCATTAAAGCCATCTACTAAAAGCAAAGTGTAGTCCTTGCTAAACCCACGGATTTGTATGCCTTTTGTGCCTGTTTTTTCTACCGTGGTGCTGATTCCAGGGACTGATTTAACCAAATCGCCTAGCTGGCGGACTTGGGTATGTTTGATTTCTTTTTGATCTACGATATTTACAGTAGCTGGGGCGGTTTTGATTGTTTGCTCATAACCGCTAGCAGTTACTACGATTTCATCTAGTTTTTGTTCGTTTGCGCTTAGAAGTGCTGTGCAAACTACGCTTAAAGACAAGGCTCTTTTTGTCATTGTTTTCTCCCTTATTGGATATTTTATTTTAAAAAAATGGTATAATGCCAAAAGTGATAATAGATTTCAATACTTTTTTTATAAAAAAAGATATTTTTTGTTATTAAAAAGGAATTTTTATGTCAGCTAAAAAAGAATGCCACAATTGCGAATTTTTTATTGATAAAAAGTGTGCTATCTC
The window above is part of the Campylobacter magnus genome. Proteins encoded here:
- a CDS encoding MFS transporter, which gives rise to MNRIGIIYFALLPLCVASAFIFIADGLLVSSAGVLLDGFRASKEQIGLVNACFFAGAVACTIFSHRLISACGYERAFSVFCAIFALSALLGALSNNLLFWGVLRFFMGLAYYSIVMIIEVWLNASVSNSIRSRVLGIYETLFYASFGVGALFIAFSLSVEQTLILSAVFIVLALLPLNLKALKTPLVPPRAKISLPNIFSAPKLALISDFIGGLCMNGFFSMASVFALLYGLGDGSVAVFIAISMVGGACGHLLCGVVSDKFGRVNALLLASFLSLISAFLLGIPKIIFVAVFLLGAGIFVLYALSLAIANDAITDKREYILASRAMLFSYLLGSLFAAPILGFLMSAFGAWGFIGFYVFLSGLLLVITFFGRFVGKRAFKNTKKSREF
- a CDS encoding energy transducer TonB, whose product is MAAQIYKIISAYIIKNYPKDALRRNQSGSVLVSFNYNSSGVSNAQILQSSNIKSLDKASLDAIEKTKHLFPKTNKNFAFTLPVRFAIK
- the exbD gene encoding TonB system transport protein ExbD, producing the protein MIMMPNDKGGLNIVPFIDIMLVLLAIVLSISTFIANGQIKVDLPTAKNAVASNDEKHEITISKDSEIFLNDKKLDIINKAFDDIENSQLIVLKVDKDTPFESFVKVLDELKSKGHENLAINAKR
- the exbB gene encoding TonB-system energizer ExbB, with translation MNEIFEFGKEYVDYIIFAILGFMSFLVVLFSVERVIYFMRVKKADFKSKVAFERALTKNMTTLYIIYQNAPYIGLLGTVCGIMITFYDMSKSTNIDALVVVYGLSLALKATALGIFVAIPTLMIYNAFGRKIQVLLSEYDNDAK
- a CDS encoding TonB-dependent receptor plug domain-containing protein is translated as MTKRALSLSVVCTALLSANEQKLDEIVVTASGYEQTIKTAPATVNIVDQKEIKHTQVRQLGDLVKSVPGISTTVEKTGTKGIQIRGFSKDYTLLLVDGFNATGGFISPASLIERVEIVKGPAGGKYASEAI